Proteins encoded in a region of the Streptomyces sp. PCS3-D2 genome:
- a CDS encoding phosphotransferase, whose protein sequence is MTDTTRENDLLAALPTLSRAFGLGEVRSRQFLAHGLMNRNWRLETTAGTYAVKEITDVPLPKVRRNLAVLADLAREGIPVPAPLPSDEGDLVAEIDGRGYCVLPWMGGEHVQGTDLTLDQVRDLGALLARLHEGLRRYGPGPVPKQVPATKVRGVDEADRAAAALLGRLPADPVTDFDKGAIEALHQRRGLLVRYADVRPEGETPAGPYGWTHGDFQYRNLLCQGGQVVAVLDWDRLGVRPYGEEVARTAQVQFGVGGLFDLDRIAAFCAGYRSVIDLSEGDLADAVKRLWWKRLTDFWQLEFYLDRQDPTFGEMFLTDEALLNWWTDRADEVQAAYAAR, encoded by the coding sequence GTGACGGATACGACCCGAGAAAACGATCTTCTGGCGGCTCTGCCGACCTTGTCCCGGGCCTTTGGGCTGGGCGAGGTGCGCTCCCGGCAGTTCCTCGCCCACGGCCTGATGAACCGGAACTGGCGGTTGGAGACAACCGCCGGAACGTATGCGGTGAAGGAGATCACCGACGTCCCCCTGCCCAAGGTTCGCAGGAACCTAGCGGTCCTGGCGGACCTGGCCCGCGAGGGGATCCCGGTTCCAGCACCGCTGCCCTCCGATGAGGGCGATCTGGTGGCGGAGATCGATGGTCGCGGCTATTGCGTCCTGCCTTGGATGGGCGGCGAGCACGTTCAGGGGACCGACCTTACCCTCGACCAGGTTCGCGATCTCGGTGCTCTCCTGGCACGCCTCCACGAGGGCTTGCGCCGGTACGGCCCCGGCCCGGTTCCGAAACAGGTACCGGCTACGAAGGTCCGCGGCGTGGACGAGGCCGACCGGGCAGCCGCCGCTCTCCTGGGCCGCCTCCCGGCCGATCCGGTGACTGACTTCGACAAAGGCGCCATCGAGGCTCTCCACCAACGGCGTGGCCTCCTCGTGCGGTACGCCGATGTCCGGCCGGAGGGCGAGACGCCGGCTGGGCCGTACGGGTGGACGCACGGTGACTTTCAGTACCGCAACCTGCTGTGTCAGGGCGGCCAGGTGGTGGCGGTCCTGGACTGGGACCGGCTGGGTGTCCGCCCGTACGGGGAGGAGGTCGCGCGGACCGCGCAGGTGCAGTTCGGGGTGGGTGGCCTCTTCGACCTCGACCGCATCGCCGCCTTCTGCGCCGGCTACCGGTCCGTGATCGATCTGTCCGAGGGGGACCTCGCCGACGCCGTGAAGCGGTTGTGGTGGAAGCGGCTGACAGACTTCTGGCAGCTGGAATTCTACCTCGACCGCCAGGACCCCACCTTCGGCGAGATGTTCCTGACGGA
- a CDS encoding DUF5956 family protein, with protein MSWDEDGTPHPLAQRRSGRSELEADRLPEMRELEALGWEPAPEDLRWIFLPYVWPPAARTWIPDRSTHWAVDTALDGHGHITGVECAPLPEPDLRDLDRETDEALAALGLPPRPRGRLWLLRPVGPFTTVAAVLDHLDALAAAAPSPDVPSLARTELAALHESA; from the coding sequence ATGTCGTGGGACGAGGACGGAACACCGCACCCGCTCGCACAGCGCCGCAGCGGCCGCAGCGAACTGGAGGCCGACCGGCTGCCCGAGATGCGGGAGCTGGAGGCACTCGGCTGGGAGCCGGCCCCCGAGGACCTGCGCTGGATCTTCCTCCCGTACGTCTGGCCCCCCGCGGCCCGCACCTGGATCCCCGACCGTTCCACCCACTGGGCCGTGGACACCGCACTCGACGGTCACGGCCACATCACCGGCGTGGAGTGCGCCCCGCTCCCCGAACCCGACCTGCGCGACCTGGACCGGGAGACCGACGAGGCCCTCGCCGCGCTCGGGCTCCCGCCCCGCCCCCGGGGCCGCCTCTGGCTGCTCCGCCCGGTCGGCCCGTTCACCACGGTCGCGGCGGTCCTCGACCACCTCGACGCCCTGGCCGCGGCGGCCCCCTCCCCTGACGTCCCGTCGCTGGCCCGCACCGAACTGGCAGCGCTCCACGAGAGCGCGTAG
- a CDS encoding HD domain-containing protein — protein sequence MTWTLDTTSARAALEIASEYADTALLNHSVRSYAFGARYAQDHGLEYDRELFYVAALLHDLGLTAPFDSHTLPFEEAGGHVARVLTAGLGWPADRRARAEEIIVRHMRDDVSAAQDAESHLLQVGTSADVSGLRLAEFAPAFTAQLLAAHPRAGFGPAFTALVQDQAERKPGCAAAAYVAGGAATRIAANPLDA from the coding sequence ATGACGTGGACCCTCGACACCACATCGGCCCGTGCCGCCCTGGAGATCGCTTCGGAGTACGCGGACACGGCGCTGCTCAACCACAGCGTGCGCTCCTACGCCTTCGGCGCGCGGTACGCGCAGGACCACGGCCTGGAGTACGACCGGGAGCTCTTCTACGTGGCGGCCCTCCTGCACGACCTGGGCCTGACCGCGCCGTTCGACAGCCACACCCTGCCCTTCGAGGAGGCGGGCGGCCACGTGGCGCGCGTGCTGACGGCGGGCCTGGGCTGGCCGGCGGACCGCCGGGCCCGCGCCGAGGAGATCATCGTCCGGCACATGCGGGACGACGTCAGCGCGGCGCAGGACGCCGAGAGCCACCTCCTCCAGGTGGGCACCAGCGCCGACGTCTCCGGCCTGCGCCTCGCCGAGTTCGCCCCGGCCTTCACCGCCCAGCTCCTCGCCGCCCACCCGCGCGCCGGCTTCGGCCCCGCCTTCACCGCCCTCGTCCAGGACCAGGCGGAGCGCAAGCCCGGCTGCGCGGCCGCCGCCTACGTCGCGGGCGGCGCGGCCACCCGTATCGCGGCCAACCCCCTGGACGCCTGA
- the codA gene encoding cytosine deaminase, producing MRMIVRGARLLHTPGLSDVEVGEDGRIARVVPHDDQKEPPATGVLVEAHGSLLTAPFVEPHIHLDTALTAGEPRPNTSGTLWEGIACWSERKRTLTREDVVARATEVLRWQAAHGVLHVRTHCDVTDPSLTALDALLEVRDRVRDVMDLQIVAFPQEGIVSYPDGEALLREAVSRGADVVGAIPHFEDTREDGVASLHTAFALAEEHGLRVDAHCDEIDDEQSRFVEVLATLALRSGLRERATASHTTAMGSYNGAYSFKLQRLLSRSGINLIANPFANLNLQGRFDAYPKRRGLTQVREMLAAGVNVAFGHDDVMDPWNALGTANPLQTALVGLYAAQLTGADDIPVAFSMVTDRAARVLGLGADAYGITAGAPASFVLLPAPTPEEAIRRQVRPRYVVSRGSVLAETPTVPTRLSWPGEPPADVDFTRRLR from the coding sequence ATGCGGATGATCGTCCGGGGCGCCCGGCTGCTCCACACACCAGGCCTGTCCGACGTCGAGGTCGGGGAGGACGGCCGCATCGCGCGGGTGGTCCCCCACGACGACCAGAAGGAACCGCCGGCCACCGGCGTCCTCGTCGAGGCGCACGGCAGCCTGCTCACCGCACCCTTCGTCGAACCGCACATCCACCTCGACACGGCTTTGACCGCCGGCGAGCCGCGCCCCAACACCTCCGGCACCCTGTGGGAGGGCATCGCCTGCTGGAGCGAGCGCAAGCGCACCCTGACCCGTGAGGACGTGGTCGCGCGGGCCACCGAGGTGCTGCGCTGGCAGGCTGCCCACGGCGTCCTGCACGTCCGTACCCACTGCGACGTCACCGACCCGTCCCTCACCGCGCTCGACGCGCTGCTGGAGGTCCGCGACCGGGTGCGGGACGTCATGGACCTGCAGATCGTCGCCTTCCCCCAGGAGGGCATCGTCTCCTACCCGGACGGCGAGGCACTGCTGCGCGAGGCCGTCTCCCGCGGGGCGGACGTCGTCGGCGCGATCCCGCACTTCGAGGACACCCGCGAGGACGGTGTCGCCTCGCTGCACACCGCCTTCGCACTGGCCGAGGAACACGGCCTGCGGGTGGACGCCCACTGCGACGAGATCGACGACGAGCAGTCCCGCTTCGTGGAGGTGCTCGCCACCCTCGCCCTGCGCTCGGGCCTGCGCGAGCGGGCCACCGCCTCCCACACCACGGCCATGGGCTCCTACAACGGCGCCTACAGCTTCAAACTCCAGCGGCTGCTGTCCCGTTCGGGCATCAACCTGATCGCCAACCCCTTCGCCAACCTCAACCTCCAGGGCCGCTTCGACGCCTACCCCAAGCGGCGCGGCCTCACCCAGGTCCGGGAGATGCTGGCGGCCGGGGTCAACGTGGCCTTCGGCCACGACGACGTGATGGACCCCTGGAACGCCCTCGGCACCGCCAACCCGCTGCAGACCGCCCTCGTCGGCCTGTACGCCGCCCAGCTCACCGGCGCCGACGACATCCCGGTGGCCTTCTCGATGGTGACGGACCGTGCGGCACGCGTGCTCGGCCTCGGCGCCGATGCGTACGGCATCACCGCCGGAGCCCCCGCCTCCTTCGTGCTGCTGCCCGCGCCCACGCCCGAGGAGGCGATTCGCCGCCAGGTGCGGCCCCGTTACGTGGTCTCGCGCGGCTCCGTACTCGCCGAGACCCCGACCGTGCCGACCCGGCTGTCCTGGCCCGGGGAGCCCCCGGCGGACGTCGACTTCACCCGCCGCCTACGCTGA
- a CDS encoding prolyl oligopeptidase family serine peptidase — translation MTSDSEITPDMPDWEKRFRAPRVGLPEWAEDAPDRSLFVSNATGTFEIYAWDRATGAQRQATDRPNGTTDGTLSPDGEWIWWFSDTDGDEFGTWVRQPFAGGPDEPATPGLEPSYPAGLAIGRDGTTVVGRSTDEDGSTVHVVRPDGSEPAVIYRHRESAGVGDLSRDGTLLAIEHTEHGDAMHSALRVLTLDGSTVAELDDSRGGTEELGLEVLGFAPVAGDTRLLIGHQRRGRWEPLVWDVATGAEQELAIDLPGDVSAEWCPDGSALLVAHSFEARTELWRYDLAAGELVRVDTPPGTVSGATARPDGTVEYLWSSAAEPPAVRSTAGGAVLDPPGLRPPGSLPVEDAWVEGPGGRIHALVQRPSGHGDGPFPTIFEIHGGPTWHDSDAFAATPAAWLDHGFAVVRVNYRGSTGYGREWTDALKHRVGLIELEDIGAVRAWAVASGLADPERLVLSGGSWGGYLTLLGLGTQPEAWAVGLAAVPVADYVTAYHDEMEALKALDRTLFGGTPQEVPDRYEVSSPLTYVDRVKAPVHIAAGVNDPRCPIRQIDTYVDRLVARGAVHEVYRYDAGHGSLVVEERIKQVRMDLEFALKHLPARP, via the coding sequence ATGACCAGCGACAGCGAGATCACCCCCGACATGCCCGACTGGGAGAAGCGGTTCCGCGCACCGCGCGTCGGGCTGCCCGAATGGGCCGAGGACGCCCCGGACCGTTCGCTCTTCGTCTCCAACGCGACCGGCACCTTCGAGATCTACGCCTGGGACCGCGCCACGGGTGCGCAGCGGCAGGCCACCGACCGCCCCAACGGCACCACCGACGGCACCCTCTCCCCCGACGGCGAGTGGATCTGGTGGTTCTCCGACACCGACGGCGACGAGTTCGGAACCTGGGTGCGCCAGCCCTTCGCCGGCGGCCCCGACGAGCCCGCCACTCCGGGCCTCGAACCCTCCTACCCGGCGGGGCTGGCCATCGGGCGCGACGGCACCACGGTCGTCGGGCGCTCCACGGACGAGGACGGCTCGACCGTCCACGTGGTCCGCCCGGACGGCTCGGAGCCCGCGGTGATCTACCGGCACCGGGAGTCCGCGGGCGTGGGCGACCTGTCGCGCGACGGCACCCTGCTGGCCATCGAGCACACCGAGCACGGCGACGCCATGCACTCCGCCCTGCGCGTCCTCACCCTGGACGGGAGCACCGTCGCCGAGCTGGACGACTCCCGCGGCGGGACGGAGGAGCTCGGTCTGGAGGTGCTCGGCTTCGCCCCGGTCGCGGGCGACACCCGGCTGCTCATCGGCCACCAGCGGCGCGGCCGCTGGGAGCCGCTGGTGTGGGACGTGGCCACGGGGGCCGAGCAGGAGCTCGCGATCGACCTGCCGGGCGACGTCAGCGCCGAGTGGTGCCCGGACGGATCCGCGCTGCTGGTCGCGCACAGCTTCGAGGCGCGCACCGAGCTGTGGCGCTACGACCTGGCCGCGGGGGAGCTCGTACGCGTGGACACGCCGCCGGGGACGGTGTCCGGGGCCACCGCGCGGCCCGATGGGACGGTGGAGTACCTGTGGTCCTCGGCCGCCGAGCCGCCGGCGGTGCGGTCCACCGCGGGCGGGGCCGTCCTGGATCCGCCGGGCCTGCGGCCGCCGGGCTCGCTGCCGGTGGAGGACGCCTGGGTGGAGGGTCCGGGCGGCCGGATCCACGCGCTCGTCCAGCGTCCGTCGGGGCACGGCGACGGCCCCTTCCCGACGATCTTCGAGATCCACGGCGGGCCGACCTGGCACGACAGCGACGCCTTCGCCGCGACCCCGGCGGCCTGGCTGGACCACGGCTTCGCGGTGGTCCGGGTCAACTACCGGGGCTCGACGGGATACGGCCGCGAGTGGACCGACGCCCTCAAGCACCGGGTCGGTCTGATCGAGCTGGAGGACATCGGGGCGGTCCGCGCGTGGGCGGTCGCGTCGGGCCTCGCGGACCCGGAGCGGCTCGTCCTGTCGGGCGGCTCCTGGGGTGGCTACCTGACGCTGCTGGGCCTGGGCACGCAGCCGGAGGCCTGGGCCGTGGGCCTGGCCGCCGTGCCGGTCGCGGACTACGTGACGGCCTACCACGACGAGATGGAGGCGCTGAAGGCCCTGGACCGCACCCTCTTCGGCGGTACCCCGCAGGAGGTCCCGGACCGGTACGAGGTCTCCTCCCCGCTGACCTATGTGGACCGGGTGAAGGCCCCGGTCCACATTGCGGCCGGCGTGAACGACCCGCGCTGCCCGATCCGGCAGATCGACACCTACGTGGACCGGCTCGTGGCGCGCGGGGCGGTGCACGAGGTGTACCGGTACGACGCCGGGCACGGCTCGCTGGTCGTGGAGGAGCGGATCAAGCAGGTACGGATGGACCTGGAGTTCGCGCTGAAGCACCTGCCCGCCCGACCCTGA
- a CDS encoding SURF1 family protein, translating to MHRFLLTPRWWGINVFVALAVPFCLFMGSWQLGRFEARVDSHREATAERPVDRAAAPLDSLLPVDTETSGRMASASGEYGEQMLVPERRLDGATGFYVLTLLKTDSGKALPVVRGWLPGAADPAKAPAAPTGRVEVTGALQASENSGTKGVHAQGGLPAGQLGVIAAATLVNIVPHDLYDAWLTVQTPVDGMLPVPAQAPTNTGLDLKAFQNLGYTGEWFVFVAFVLFMWFRLYRREVETLRDAEAGLLDPADPAKPADPADPADPPAQDQSSTGIAPVR from the coding sequence GTGCACCGGTTTCTCCTGACCCCGCGCTGGTGGGGGATCAACGTCTTCGTCGCGCTCGCGGTCCCCTTCTGCCTGTTCATGGGGTCCTGGCAGCTCGGCCGGTTCGAGGCGCGGGTGGACAGCCACCGGGAAGCGACCGCAGAACGGCCCGTCGACCGGGCGGCCGCGCCCCTGGACTCGCTGCTCCCGGTCGACACGGAGACCTCCGGGCGGATGGCTTCTGCGTCCGGGGAGTACGGCGAGCAGATGCTGGTGCCCGAGCGGCGGCTCGACGGCGCGACCGGTTTCTACGTCCTGACGCTGCTGAAGACCGACTCCGGCAAGGCCCTGCCGGTGGTCCGGGGCTGGCTGCCCGGTGCCGCGGACCCCGCGAAGGCGCCGGCCGCGCCGACGGGCCGGGTCGAGGTGACCGGCGCCCTGCAGGCCTCGGAGAACTCGGGGACGAAGGGGGTCCACGCCCAGGGGGGCCTGCCCGCCGGACAGCTCGGCGTGATCGCCGCGGCCACTCTGGTCAACATCGTCCCGCACGACCTGTACGACGCGTGGCTGACCGTGCAGACCCCGGTGGACGGGATGCTCCCGGTGCCTGCGCAGGCGCCGACCAACACCGGGCTCGACCTCAAGGCCTTCCAGAACCTCGGCTACACGGGCGAGTGGTTCGTCTTCGTCGCCTTCGTGCTCTTCATGTGGTTCCGGCTCTACCGCCGCGAGGTGGAAACCCTGCGCGACGCGGAGGCGGGCCTGCTCGACCCCGCCGACCCCGCCAAGCCCGCCGACCCGGCCGACCCGGCCGACCCGCCTGCGCAGGATCAGTCGTCGACCGGGATCGCACCCGTCCGGTAG
- a CDS encoding SigE family RNA polymerase sigma factor has translation MAQALLESAVLPARTGVLPSRRDVLTPGGGLPVIVPVPPTGTPQAPARTPGGLVPEQRDSGDAEANGKAHDGAHDRADEADRADEAGAAGAADVVAGTTVDHLTATYQAHYRSLLGLAALLLDDTASCEDVVQEAFIRVHSARNRVRDREKTLAYLRQTVVNLSRSALRRRILGLKLLSKPMPDMASAEEGAYDQLERDDLIKAMRGLQRRQREVLVLRYFADMTEAQVAETLGVSLGSVKAYGSRGIAALRVAMEAAQS, from the coding sequence GTGGCACAGGCACTGCTCGAATCGGCCGTCCTGCCGGCACGCACGGGGGTCCTCCCGTCGCGCCGGGACGTCCTCACGCCCGGCGGCGGTCTTCCCGTGATCGTTCCCGTCCCTCCGACGGGGACCCCACAGGCCCCCGCACGGACCCCCGGCGGTCTCGTGCCCGAACAGCGCGACAGCGGTGACGCGGAAGCGAACGGCAAGGCCCACGACGGGGCCCACGACAGGGCCGACGAGGCCGACAGAGCCGACGAGGCCGGAGCGGCCGGAGCGGCCGACGTGGTGGCCGGCACCACCGTCGACCACCTCACGGCCACCTACCAGGCGCACTACCGCTCACTCCTCGGCCTCGCCGCGCTGCTCCTCGACGACACCGCCTCCTGCGAGGACGTGGTGCAGGAGGCGTTCATCCGGGTGCACTCGGCGCGCAACCGGGTCCGCGACCGCGAGAAGACCCTGGCGTACCTGCGCCAGACCGTCGTGAACCTCTCGCGTTCCGCTCTGCGCCGCCGCATCCTCGGCCTCAAGCTGCTGTCGAAGCCCATGCCGGACATGGCGAGCGCCGAAGAGGGCGCCTACGACCAACTGGAACGGGACGATCTGATCAAGGCGATGCGGGGACTCCAGCGCCGCCAGCGCGAGGTGCTGGTGCTGCGCTACTTCGCGGACATGACGGAAGCCCAGGTCGCCGAGACGCTGGGAGTGTCGCTCGGCTCGGTCAAGGCGTACGGATCGCGGGGCATTGCCGCGCTGCGGGTGGCGATGGAGGCTGCGCAGTCATGA
- a CDS encoding aspartate-semialdehyde dehydrogenase, translated as MTAARSAPAPALAVVGATGAVGSVLLRMLSERADVWGDIRLIASGRSAGRMLSVRGQECEVLALTEDAFDGLGAGDVALFLTPAEVSARWAPVATARGAVVVDQSAAFREDPEVPLVVPEINAHAARIRPRGIVASPDTVTAAMIASLGALHAEYGLTELAVSTYQAASAAGRAGSEALRRQLSLVAGTSLGEQPGDVRRAVGEDTGPFAAPLALNVVPWCGELNEDGWSSHELAVRAQTRRILQLEALPVSVTCVRVPVLTGDSLTVRAGFENEVKAAHAREILETAPGVVLVDDPGTGEFPTPVDAAGTDPAWVGRVRAALDDPYALEFFVCADNLRRGAALNATQIAELIAGECA; from the coding sequence ATGACCGCCGCCCGGTCGGCCCCGGCTCCGGCTCTCGCCGTCGTCGGGGCGACCGGAGCAGTCGGCTCGGTCCTGCTCCGGATGCTGTCCGAGCGGGCTGACGTCTGGGGCGACATACGGCTGATCGCCTCCGGGCGGTCGGCCGGCCGCATGCTGTCCGTCCGAGGACAGGAGTGCGAGGTGCTCGCCCTCACCGAGGACGCCTTCGACGGCCTCGGGGCGGGCGATGTCGCGCTCTTCCTCACCCCGGCCGAGGTCTCGGCCCGCTGGGCGCCCGTCGCCACCGCGCGCGGCGCGGTCGTCGTCGACCAGTCCGCCGCCTTCCGGGAGGATCCCGAGGTACCGCTCGTGGTGCCCGAGATCAACGCCCACGCGGCACGCATCAGGCCGCGCGGGATCGTCGCCAGCCCGGACACCGTCACCGCCGCGATGATCGCTTCGCTGGGGGCGCTGCACGCCGAGTACGGCCTGACCGAGCTGGCCGTCTCCACGTACCAGGCCGCGAGCGCGGCCGGCCGGGCCGGCTCCGAGGCGCTGCGCCGCCAGCTGTCGCTGGTCGCGGGGACCTCCCTGGGCGAGCAGCCCGGCGACGTGCGCCGTGCCGTGGGCGAGGACACCGGACCGTTCGCGGCTCCCCTGGCCCTGAACGTGGTGCCGTGGTGCGGCGAGCTGAACGAGGACGGCTGGTCCTCGCACGAGCTGGCCGTACGCGCGCAGACCCGCCGGATTCTTCAACTGGAGGCGCTCCCGGTGTCGGTGACCTGCGTGCGGGTGCCGGTCCTGACCGGTGACTCGCTGACGGTGCGGGCCGGCTTCGAGAACGAGGTCAAGGCGGCGCACGCCCGGGAGATCCTGGAGACCGCGCCCGGCGTGGTGCTGGTGGACGATCCCGGGACGGGGGAGTTCCCCACCCCCGTGGACGCCGCCGGGACGGATCCGGCCTGGGTGGGGCGCGTACGGGCCGCGCTCGACGACCCGTACGCGCTGGAGTTCTTCGTGTGCGCCGACAATCTCCGCCGGGGCGCGGCGCTGAACGCCACACAGATCGCGGAACTGATCGCAGGTGAATGTGCGTAA
- a CDS encoding aspartate kinase, giving the protein MGLVVQKYGGSSVADAEGIKRVAKRIVDAKKNGHQVVVVVSAMGDTTDELIDLAEQVSPMPAGREFDMLLTAGERISMALLAMAIKNLGHEAQSFTGSQAGVITDSVHNKARIIDVTPGRIRTALDEGNIAIVAGFQGVSADSKDITTLGRGGSDTTAVALAAALDAEVCEIYTDVDGVFTADPRVVKKARKIDWISSEDMLELAASGSKVLLHRCVEYARRYNIPIHVRSSFSGLPGTWVSNENPQGDEQVEHAIISGVAHDVSEAKITVVGVPDKPGEAAAIFRAIADAEINIDMIVQNVSAASTGLTDISFTLPKAEGHKAIDALEKAKSAIGFDSLRYDDQIGKISLVGAGMKTNPGVTASFFQALSDAGVNIELISTSEIRISVVTRQDDVNEAVRAVHTAFGLDSDSDEAVVYGGTGR; this is encoded by the coding sequence GTGGGCCTTGTCGTGCAGAAGTACGGAGGCTCCTCCGTAGCCGATGCCGAGGGCATCAAGCGTGTCGCCAAGCGGATCGTGGACGCCAAGAAGAACGGCCACCAAGTGGTCGTGGTGGTGTCCGCGATGGGCGACACGACGGACGAGCTGATCGATCTCGCCGAGCAGGTTTCGCCGATGCCTGCCGGACGCGAATTCGACATGCTGCTGACCGCGGGAGAGCGGATCTCCATGGCCCTGTTGGCCATGGCGATCAAAAACCTGGGCCACGAGGCCCAGTCGTTCACCGGCAGCCAGGCAGGCGTCATCACCGACTCGGTGCACAACAAAGCGCGCATCATCGATGTCACGCCGGGCCGGATCCGCACCGCGCTGGACGAGGGCAACATCGCCATCGTCGCCGGTTTCCAGGGCGTGTCCGCGGACTCCAAGGACATCACCACGCTGGGCCGCGGAGGCTCGGACACCACCGCCGTGGCGCTCGCCGCGGCACTGGACGCCGAGGTCTGCGAGATCTACACCGACGTCGACGGCGTCTTCACCGCCGACCCCCGCGTCGTGAAGAAGGCCCGGAAGATCGACTGGATCTCCTCCGAGGACATGCTGGAGCTGGCGGCTTCCGGTTCCAAGGTGCTGCTGCACCGCTGTGTCGAGTACGCACGCCGATACAACATCCCGATCCACGTCCGCTCGTCCTTCTCGGGACTGCCGGGCACCTGGGTCAGCAACGAGAATCCGCAAGGGGACGAGCAGGTGGAGCACGCCATCATCTCCGGAGTCGCTCACGACGTCTCCGAAGCCAAGATCACGGTCGTCGGCGTCCCGGACAAGCCGGGTGAGGCCGCGGCGATCTTCCGCGCCATCGCGGACGCCGAGATCAACATCGACATGATCGTGCAGAACGTCTCGGCGGCCTCCACGGGCCTCACCGACATCTCCTTCACGCTTCCCAAGGCCGAGGGCCACAAGGCCATCGACGCCCTGGAGAAGGCGAAGAGCGCGATCGGCTTCGACTCCCTGCGCTATGACGACCAGATCGGCAAGATCTCCCTGGTCGGGGCCGGTATGAAGACGAACCCGGGCGTCACCGCCTCGTTCTTCCAGGCGCTGTCCGACGCGGGCGTCAACATCGAGCTGATCTCCACCTCGGAGATCCGCATCTCGGTCGTGACCCGCCAGGACGACGTCAACGAGGCCGTCCGCGCCGTGCACACGGCCTTCGGCCTCGACTCCGACAGCGACGAGGCCGTCGTCTACGGAGGCACCGGACGATGA
- a CDS encoding DUF5063 domain-containing protein, with translation MSDATLHALGQDPDDFAASIADQIESFIVAVTEVAKGEDPDSAVPFLLLEVSQLLLAGGRLGAYQDVLPEERYEPDLGPEPDVDDLRERFAIMLEPVDVYSEVFDPYEPRKAPVAHRISDDLADVVADLRHGLIHHQAGRITEALWWWQFSYFTNWGPTASATLRALQSLISHVRLNQPLAALDGLDTDEDLTEDDLAEQAGKVMAEELGGLGRT, from the coding sequence ATGTCTGACGCAACGCTGCACGCTCTCGGCCAGGATCCGGACGACTTCGCCGCCTCGATCGCGGACCAGATCGAGTCGTTCATCGTCGCGGTCACCGAGGTCGCCAAGGGCGAGGATCCGGACAGTGCGGTGCCCTTCCTCCTCCTGGAGGTGTCCCAGCTGCTGCTGGCGGGCGGGCGACTGGGCGCGTACCAGGACGTGCTGCCCGAAGAGCGCTACGAGCCCGATCTCGGCCCGGAACCGGACGTCGACGACCTGCGCGAGCGGTTTGCGATCATGCTGGAGCCGGTCGACGTCTACTCCGAGGTCTTCGACCCGTACGAGCCGCGCAAGGCCCCGGTGGCCCACCGGATCTCCGACGACCTGGCCGACGTGGTCGCCGACCTGCGCCACGGCCTCATCCACCACCAGGCGGGTCGCATCACCGAGGCGCTGTGGTGGTGGCAGTTCTCGTACTTCACCAACTGGGGCCCGACGGCCTCGGCGACCCTGCGCGCCCTGCAGTCCCTGATCTCGCACGTGCGCCTGAACCAGCCGCTGGCGGCCCTGGACGGCCTGGACACGGACGAGGACCTGACCGAGGACGACCTGGCGGAGCAGGCGGGGAAGGTCATGGCGGAGGAGCTCGGCGGCCTGGGCCGCACGTGA
- the recR gene encoding recombination mediator RecR — protein sequence MYEGVVQDLIDELGRLPGVGPKSAQRIAFHVLQAEPTDVRRLAHALLEVKDKVRFCAVCGNVAQEERCGICRDPRRDATVICVVEEPKDVVAIERTREFRGKYHVLGGAISPIEGVGPDDLRIRELLARLADGEVTELILATDPNLEGEATATYLARMIKPMGLKVTRLASGLPVGGDLEYADEVTLGRAFEGRRLLDV from the coding sequence TTGTACGAAGGCGTGGTCCAGGACCTGATCGACGAACTGGGCAGGCTGCCCGGCGTCGGGCCCAAGAGCGCGCAGCGGATCGCCTTCCACGTCCTGCAGGCCGAGCCCACCGACGTCCGCCGCCTCGCGCACGCGCTGCTCGAAGTGAAGGACAAGGTCCGGTTCTGTGCCGTGTGCGGGAACGTGGCGCAGGAGGAGCGCTGCGGCATCTGCCGCGACCCGCGCCGGGACGCGACGGTCATCTGTGTCGTCGAGGAGCCGAAGGACGTGGTCGCGATCGAGCGGACGCGTGAGTTCCGGGGCAAGTACCACGTCCTCGGCGGCGCGATCAGCCCGATCGAGGGCGTCGGCCCGGACGACCTGCGCATCCGCGAGCTGCTGGCGCGGCTGGCGGACGGTGAGGTGACCGAGCTGATCCTCGCCACCGACCCCAACCTGGAGGGCGAGGCGACCGCCACCTACCTCGCCCGCATGATCAAGCCCATGGGCCTGAAGGTCACCCGCCTGGCCAGCGGGCTCCCCGTCGGGGGAGATCTGGAGTACGCGGACGAGGTCACGCTGGGGCGGGCCTTTGAAGGAAGGCGACTTCTCGATGTCTGA